In Romboutsia lituseburensis, a genomic segment contains:
- the eutL gene encoding ethanolamine utilization microcompartment protein EutL, whose protein sequence is MKNDVIRPNILGIKIISNVSPEMAKKLELEPHHKSLGLITADCDDVTYTALDEATKASEVEVVYAKSMYAGAANASTKLAGEVLGIIAGPSPAEVRSGLNAVVDFMEYGSTFISANDDDSIAYYAHCVSRTGTYLSKVAGIREGEALAYLVAPPLEAMYALDAAMKAADVSMCELFAPPTETNFGGALLTGSQSACKAACDAFAEAVKSVADNPTGF, encoded by the coding sequence AAATGATGTAATTCGTCCTAATATACTAGGAATAAAAATAATATCAAATGTAAGCCCAGAAATGGCTAAAAAATTAGAACTTGAGCCACATCACAAAAGTTTAGGATTAATAACAGCTGATTGTGATGATGTAACATATACTGCGCTTGATGAAGCTACTAAAGCTTCTGAAGTAGAGGTAGTTTATGCAAAATCAATGTATGCAGGAGCTGCAAATGCATCAACTAAACTTGCAGGTGAAGTATTAGGTATAATAGCAGGACCAAGCCCTGCTGAAGTAAGAAGTGGATTAAATGCAGTAGTTGACTTTATGGAATATGGATCAACATTTATAAGTGCTAATGATGATGATTCAATAGCATATTATGCTCATTGTGTATCAAGAACAGGAACTTATCTTTCTAAAGTAGCAGGAATAAGAGAAGGAGAGGCATTAGCTTACTTAGTAGCACCACCACTTGAAGCAATGTATGCTCTAGATGCAGCTATGAAGGCAGCAGATGTATCAATGTGTGAATTATTTGCACCTCCAACTGAAACAAACTTTGGTGGAGCATTACTTACAGGTTCTCAATCAGCTTGTAAAGCAGCATGTGATGCTTTTGCAGAAGCAGTAAAATCAGTAGCAGATAACCCAACAGGATTCTAG
- a CDS encoding BMC domain-containing protein — MNALGLVEVIGYVAAIEASDACLKSANVSLVSIDKVGSGIVTLTISGDVGAVKSAVESAEVAVNRIGTLRSTHVIPRINKEVADVLFKKENKKETKEEVSINSEVQEAASTEISPLEEEQITINEDSSIKVNNEILEDKIEENENNTDSLNQNELDQAVENESNADSNKEDLSKKSIKELKAYIKKLDSSVTNKELNSLKKEELIDLIDKLSREDR; from the coding sequence ATGAATGCTTTAGGTTTAGTAGAAGTAATAGGATATGTTGCTGCTATAGAAGCTAGTGATGCTTGTTTAAAGTCTGCCAATGTAAGTTTAGTAAGTATTGATAAAGTAGGAAGTGGTATAGTTACTTTAACAATAAGTGGAGATGTAGGAGCAGTTAAATCAGCAGTAGAATCAGCTGAAGTAGCTGTTAATAGAATTGGAACATTAAGATCAACTCATGTAATCCCAAGAATTAATAAAGAAGTTGCAGATGTTTTATTCAAAAAAGAAAATAAAAAAGAAACTAAAGAAGAAGTTAGCATAAATAGTGAAGTACAAGAAGCTGCATCAACAGAAATTTCTCCTTTAGAAGAAGAACAAATAACAATAAATGAAGATTCTAGTATAAAAGTAAATAATGAAATATTAGAAGATAAAATAGAAGAAAATGAAAACAATACTGACAGTTTAAATCAAAATGAATTAGATCAAGCAGTAGAAAATGAAAGCAATGCTGATTCTAATAAAGAAGATTTATCAAAGAAAAGTATAAAAGAATTAAAAGCTTATATAAAGAAACTAGACAGCTCCGTAACTAATAAAGAGTTAAACTCTTTAAAAAAGGAAGAGTTAATAGATTTAATTGATAAGCTAAGTAGAGAGGATAGATAG